The window GCTGGGCGTCGAATTGGGCCGCGTCATGCTCGGGAAGGGCCGGGAAGGTCATGGCCGCCCAGAACAGGACGGAAATGCCCAGGATGACGGTACCGGCCTTTTTGATGTATTGCCAGGCGCGTTCCCAGGTGTGCAGCAGCACGCCGCGCAGGGTGGGCATGCGGTAAGGCGGCAGTTCCATGAGGAAAGGTGTCGGTTCGCCCTGGAGCACGGTGGAGCGAAGGAGTTTCGCCACGAGCAGGGCTGCGGCCCAGCCCACCAGGGTGATCCAGAACATGGCGTTTCCTGCGGATTGGGGGAAGAAGGCCGCCACCAGCAGGATGAAAACGGGAACCTTGGCCCCGCAGACCATGAACGGGGCCGTGAGAATGGTGGCCAACCGTTCTTTGGGACTGCGCAGGGTGCGCGCGGCCATAACGCCGGGAACCGCGCAGCCGCCGGGGATGCCGCCGGAGATGATGAAGGGCATGACTGAGCAGCCGTGCAGACCAAAGGCCTTGAAGACGCGGTCCAGCATGTAGGCCATGCGTGCCATGTATCCCAGATCCTCCAGGAAGGAGAGCATCAGGAACATGATCACGATGAGCGGTACAAAGCCGAGCACCCCGCCCACCCCGTCAATGATGCCGGAAACCACCAGGGATTTGAGCAGTCCGTCGGGCAGCAGGGTCGAGGCGGTTGAGCTGAGCCAGCCGAACATGGTCTCCACCCAGCCCATGGGAACCTCGCCCAGGGTGAAGGTGATCTGGAACATGGCATAGAGCACGAAAAGCATCAGGGCCGGGCCGAACAGGGCGCTGGTGACCACGCGGTCCACCTTGTCGGAAATTTCGATGCGGGTCTGGGACGTTCCGCGTCGCACAACGCCTTTTTTCATCAGCGAGGCGATGAACCCGTAGCGGTAGTCCGCGATCACGGCCTCGGGGTCGGTATTCAGCGTCTTGCGGCAATGCTGTTCCACTCGATCCGCAATGGCTTCGAGGGAGTTGGAAAGCTCTCCGGCCTTGCGTCCCTCCACGCGGATTTGCTCGTCGCCTTCCAGATATTTCAGCGCCAACCAGCGTGCCGGGAAACGGTCCGTGAGGAATCCGGCCGCATTGATCAAATCCTCCATTTCCAGCAAGGCTTCGTCCATGTCCGCGCTGTAGGAAATCCGCAGGGGCTTCCATTCGCGCTGGTCGTCTGCCTGGGATAGCGCCGCGTTGATCATGGCGTCGCGGCCCTCGCCGGTGCGGGCCACGGTTTCGATGACCGGGCAGCCGATGAGTTCGGACAGCAGCGCCGTGTTGATCTGCATGTCCTTTTTGCGCACCTCGTCCATCATGTTCAGGGAGAGCACCAGGGGCGCGCCCATTTCCAGCAGTTGTACGGCCAGGTACAGGCTGCGCTCCAGGGTGTTGGCGTCGAGCACGTCCACCACGGCGTCGGGACGCTGGCCGAGCAAAAAGTCGCGGGCGGAAATTTCTTCGGCCGTGTACGCGGTGAGC of the Paucidesulfovibrio gracilis DSM 16080 genome contains:
- the feoB gene encoding ferrous iron transport protein B; the encoded protein is MADTFTMALTGNPNSGKTTSFNALTGSRQHVGNYPGVTVDCKEGFFRHEGRSIRVVDLPGTYSLTAYTAEEISARDFLLGQRPDAVVDVLDANTLERSLYLAVQLLEMGAPLVLSLNMMDEVRKKDMQINTALLSELIGCPVIETVARTGEGRDAMINAALSQADDQREWKPLRISYSADMDEALLEMEDLINAAGFLTDRFPARWLALKYLEGDEQIRVEGRKAGELSNSLEAIADRVEQHCRKTLNTDPEAVIADYRYGFIASLMKKGVVRRGTSQTRIEISDKVDRVVTSALFGPALMLFVLYAMFQITFTLGEVPMGWVETMFGWLSSTASTLLPDGLLKSLVVSGIIDGVGGVLGFVPLIVIMFLMLSFLEDLGYMARMAYMLDRVFKAFGLHGCSVMPFIISGGIPGGCAVPGVMAARTLRSPKERLATILTAPFMVCGAKVPVFILLVAAFFPQSAGNAMFWITLVGWAAALLVAKLLRSTVLQGEPTPFLMELPPYRMPTLRGVLLHTWERAWQYIKKAGTVILGISVLFWAAMTFPALPEHDAAQFDAQRTEIQGQLDQATTPERIAALEAQLAEVDNVQGEAALKYSVAGRVGSALEGLTRLAGFDWRVNIALIGGIAAKEVIVSTMGTAYSLGEVDPDDAAPLSERLARDPAFTTATAVSLIIFILLYAPCFVTVVAMAKEASWGWAAFAVTFNTVLAFILASAAYQILSGLS